Proteins from a genomic interval of Antedon mediterranea chromosome 5, ecAntMedi1.1, whole genome shotgun sequence:
- the LOC140049422 gene encoding uncharacterized protein, with protein MRSADFKMQQDKLLVFIVVLFITSLSVVIHGAENCTQYDGIRETKKTTSVVNGDKSKKQQLTEEIIIYIRISTVMGVTWYLGFIAAYVDHMVLWFIYTILNSLQGFFIFIAFNVTNSVKAIVTSSKKKQTSSKTRTIDTSLSTKD; from the exons ATGCGTTCAGCAG ATTTTAAAATGCAACAAGACAAGTTGCTTGTCTTTATTGTAGTCCTCTTTATTACGTCACTGAGTGTTGTTATTCACGGAGCAGAGAACTGCACACAATATGACG GAATCAGAGAGACGAAGAAAACAACTTCGGTTGTCAATGGTGATAAGTCGAAAAAACAGCAACTGACGGAAGAAATTATCATTTACATAAGG ATTTCAACAGTCATGGGGGTGACATGGTATCTTGGATTCATTGCGGCGTACGTAGATCACATGGTATTGTGGTTCATCTACACGATTCTGAACTCACTCCAAGGATTCTTCATCTTCATCGCGTTTAATGTCACCAACTCAGTTAAAGCCATAGTGACGTCATCAAAGAAGAAACAAACATcgtctaaaacaagaacaattgACACTTCTTTGTCGACTAAAGACTAG
- the LOC140049424 gene encoding MIT domain-containing protein 1-like: MEAAGSVLARAVELDKEKRYTEASICYQEGIQILLNVFKEQTNETLKKGIREKIENYMSRAEKLKKVVEEQKKAGKFHEEIHIEDDSTGNSYERVFGSFLNKITDSVEVEDPYIRTTHQLFNFLRFCELVKKKSSSVKRIVLTTGQDEKTSQQQSSGLNELTESLAQHGVTLEVRYSATLHDRAIRLDSGWIIKIGRGLDYFKPTKSRFSVGYCDMDFRKCHKTTVNIFHEVKS, from the exons ATGGAAGCAGCAGGGAGTGTATTGGCTCGGGCAGTTGAACTTGACAAAGAGAAGCGCTACACAGAGGCATCTATTTGCTACCAAGAAGGAATTCAAATTCTCTTGAATGTTTTTAAAG AACAGACAAACGAGACTTTAAAGAAAGGAATTCGAGAGAAAATAGAAAATTATATGTCAAGGGCTGAAAAATTAAAGAAGGTTGTTGAAGAACAAAAGAAAG ctGGAAAGTTTCACGAAGAGATTCACATTGAAGATGACTCGACTGGAAACAGTTATGAGCGAGTGTTTGGAAGTTTTCTCAACAAGATCACTGATAGCGTAGAGGTCGAAGATCCTTACATCCGAACTACACATCAACTCTTTAACTTTCTTCGCTTCTGTGAACTTGTCAAAAAGAAATCATCCTCAGTTAAAAGAATCGTTCTAACGACTGGACAAGACGAG AAAACCAGTCAACAACAATCAAGTGGTTTGAATGAATTAACTGAGAGTTTAGCACAGCACGGTGTAACGTTAGAAGTACGATATTCAGCCACATTACACGACAGGGCCATAAG ATTAGATAGTGGTTGGATTATTAAGATTGGACGTGGTCTGGACTATTTTAAACCAACTAAATCAAGATTTTCCGTTGGCTATTGTGATATGGACTTTAGAAAATGCCATAAAACAACTGTTAACATTTTTCATGAAGTAAAATCATAG